The following nucleotide sequence is from Deltaproteobacteria bacterium.
TCCTTACAAGGGTTTCCATCAAAGAACATAATGGAAAAGGACGAATTGAGATAGAATTCCACTGTCTTGAAGAGTTTGAAAGATTAGTTGAAATGACAAGGTCTGTAAAACACAGGTGAAACACTCACGAGCCTTGGCTCACAAAGGGGGTGAAAATCTATATACGGCTGACTGCCCTGCCTACAAAAAGGAGCGAAAAACTTAAAGCGAGAAGCGTAAAACTAATGTACCTTTGTTTTTCATTTTTAGCTTTGCGCTTTTCACTATAAATAGATGGTTTGCCAGCGGGACAGTCAGCCGTATATGAGTAGTTATTTTCGGGACAATTAACCCAAAAAATGCAATTGCATTTTTTGGGTTAAAGGGGCTAAAACCAATTTTTCAGAGGAGGGCTTTCTTATGTTTGGCAGGGGCAAGAGTAAAGAAAAAGAGCCTTTAGAAAATCAGATGAATGGATTTATCGGTAAAGGTATGTCTATAGAGGGTAGATTGAATTTTGAAGGTTCTATAAGGATAGACGGTGATTTTAAGGGAGAGATAGATTCTGATGGACTACTAATCATCGGTGAAGGTGCCTTAGTAGAGGCTGTCATAAGTGTAGGTTCTGCAATAATATGCGGTGAGGTAAGAGGAGATATTGATGTAAGTAGTAAAGTGGAATTAAAAAAACCTGCGCATATACACGGCAACATCAAGACACAAAGCATTGTTATAGAAGATGGGGTTGTATATGAGGGGCATTGTATAATGAAGGGTGAATCTTTAAGCACAGAATCATCCTAATACTCTATGGCTGGTTAACATGATTTCCCATTATGATGGGTATCCAATATCTTTTTTATAATATTTGTAGTTGACTTACCTTTTGCAAGTTTTATTCTTGCAATTATGCCGCCTTTTGCCTTTGCAATATCTGTTCACTGTTTAAACCCACTACAAGCACATCGCCAAGTTCTTTTGCTTTTTTAAGATACCTGACATGCCCTGCATGAATTATATCAAAACAGCCGTTGGTAAAGACAATCCTTTCCCTCTTTTTTTGTAATTTCTTTACACAGTCTTTAAGGGTTGTTTGTGTTAGTATTTTTTTATCCAAGGCTTGTCCTTTTACCAAATTAGTTCAAATCCTCATCGGCATAATTACATAAGTGCAACCATCCATTTCTTCAGACCTCATTATACATGAACTTATATTGTCCTTAATTTCTATAACTGCATTTTCACCTGTCAGGATGCCAAGAATATCAAGTATATAGTTTGCATTAAATGCCACTTCCAGAGGCTCTCCATTATAATCTATCTCCATGTCTTCTGTTGCCTCACCAAGGTCCGGA
It contains:
- a CDS encoding adenylyltransferase/cytidyltransferase family protein, which gives rise to MLTQTTLKDCVKKLQKKRERIVFTNGCFDIIHAGHVRYLKKAKELGDVLVVGLNSEQILQRQKAA
- a CDS encoding polymer-forming cytoskeletal protein, translating into MFGRGKSKEKEPLENQMNGFIGKGMSIEGRLNFEGSIRIDGDFKGEIDSDGLLIIGEGALVEAVISVGSAIICGEVRGDIDVSSKVELKKPAHIHGNIKTQSIVIEDGVVYEGHCIMKGESLSTESS